Sequence from the Fusobacterium sp. FSA-380-WT-3A genome:
TATGATGATAACAGTATATATTATATCAGTAAAAAGAGGATATGAGCCATCAAGAGAAAAAATGGCTAGTCCTAAAGAAGTTTTTAACCAAGCAATGAAATCTATATGGGCTCTTGCAATTCCATTTGGAATAATTTTAGGAATGCGTATGGGAATGTTTACTCCAACAGAAGCAGGAGGAGTAGCTGTAGTATTTTGTTTCTTAGTAGGTTTCTTCGTATATAAACAACTAAAATTAAAACATATACCTATTATTTTAATGGAAACTGTAAAAAGTACAGGTTCAGTTATGATAATTATAGCTAGTGCAAAAGTTTTTGGATATTATATGACTTTAGAAAGAATTCCTCAAATAATAACACAAGCATTAATGGATTTTACAGACAATAAATTTTTATTATTAATAGTTATAAATTTATTATTATTATTTGTTGGAATGTTTATAGAAGGTGGAGCAGCTTTAGTAATATTAGCACCATTATTAGTACCAGCTGTTAAAGGATTAGGTGTAGACCCTCTTCACTTTGGTGTAATTTTCATAGTAAATATTATGATAGGTGGATTAACACCTCCATTTGGTTCTATGATGTTTACAGTATGTTCTATAGTCAATGTTCGGCTAGAAGATTTTATAAAAGAAGTTTGGCCATTTATTGTATCATTATTAGTTGTTTTATTAATAGTAACTTATTCAGAAAATATTGCATTATTTATTCCAAATTTATTTAGATAAATCATTATATTTTAATTTTATATAAAGTGGAGAATGGAGAGCTTTTACAAATTTTATTTGTAAGGCTCTCTATTTGTTTTTTTAAGGGGGATTTATGAACGATTCTTTCAATTTAATATTATCAAATAGAGAAATCATAGTAAGAATTGTTGCAGCTATTTTAGTAGGTGGAATGATTGGATATGAAAGAGGTGTTCATAACAGGCCAGCAGGATTTAGAACACATATACTTGTATGTTTAGGAGCTTGTATAGTTTCTATGATTCAAGACCAATTAAGAGTAAATATTATTAATTTTGCTCTTTTATATCCAGAAGCTTCTCAAGTAATAAAAACAGATTTAGGAAGAATAGGAGCACAAGTGGTCAGTGGAATAGGATTTTTAGGTGCTGGAACTATTATGAGAGGAGATAAAGGAACAATAGGAGGACTTACTACAGCTGCTTCTATTTGGGCAACAGGATGTTTGGGAATAGGAATTGGTTGGGGATTTTATTCTTTAGCTGTTCCAGCTGGAATAGCTATTATAGTAGTATTAGTCACTTTAAAACAATTAGAAAGGTCTTTGATAAATAAGCAATATATTCTTGAAATAGAAATGGTTTTTACAAATAAATCATCTGTAAGTATGTGCTCTGTAAATATCTATGATATTTTAAGAACTATG
This genomic interval carries:
- a CDS encoding MgtC/SapB family protein produces the protein MNDSFNLILSNREIIVRIVAAILVGGMIGYERGVHNRPAGFRTHILVCLGACIVSMIQDQLRVNIINFALLYPEASQVIKTDLGRIGAQVVSGIGFLGAGTIMRGDKGTIGGLTTAASIWATGCLGIGIGWGFYSLAVPAGIAIIVVLVTLKQLERSLINKQYILEIEMVFTNKSSVSMCSVNIYDILRTMDIKIKNIQKVESERRIIYSLIVPKQFNYLDLISKISCYDFVESVNVK
- a CDS encoding TRAP transporter large permease, with the protein product MNALSPVIVLFILFFLNIPIGFALMGSALFYFMFINQTMAMNMVIQQFVTSVESFPYLAVPFFIMVGSVMNYSGISEQLMNMAEILAGHMKGGLAQVNCLLSAMMGGISGSANADAAMQSKILVPEMIKKGFSPSFSAAVTAASSAVSPVIPPGTNLILYALIANVPVGDMFLAGYTPGILMTVAMMITVYIISVKRGYEPSREKMASPKEVFNQAMKSIWALAIPFGIILGMRMGMFTPTEAGGVAVVFCFLVGFFVYKQLKLKHIPIILMETVKSTGSVMIIIASAKVFGYYMTLERIPQIITQALMDFTDNKFLLLIVINLLLLFVGMFIEGGAALVILAPLLVPAVKGLGVDPLHFGVIFIVNIMIGGLTPPFGSMMFTVCSIVNVRLEDFIKEVWPFIVSLLVVLLIVTYSENIALFIPNLFR